A DNA window from Halomonas zincidurans B6 contains the following coding sequences:
- the lysA gene encoding diaminopimelate decarboxylase, protein MDHFDYRDGVLYGEDIPLTQVAERFGTPCYVYSRATLERHYRAYSEALSGHPHLICYAVKANSNLAVLNLLARLGAGFDIVSVGELERVLAAGGDPAKVVFSGVAKQRHEMARALEVGIKCFNVESLAELERLDQVAGECRETARVSLRVNPDVDARTHPYISTGLKANKFGIPVDQAFDIYARAAEFAHLEVVGIDCHIGSQLTELAPFIAALDRLLLLLDRLAERGIHVEHLDLGGGLGVPYHGETPPAPYDYARALLERLAQWDSQRKLTLLFEPGRSIAANAGVLLTRVEYLKPGEEKNFAVIDAGMNDLIRPSLYQAWQMILPVDTRKPRDSARYDVVGPVCETGDFLGKDRDLAIAAGDLLAVRSAGAYGFVMASNYNSRPRPAEVMIDGERLHLVRQRESVESLWAGEALLPPTAVESR, encoded by the coding sequence ATGGATCATTTCGATTACCGCGACGGCGTACTGTATGGCGAGGACATACCGCTGACCCAGGTCGCCGAGCGCTTCGGCACGCCTTGCTACGTGTATTCCCGGGCTACTCTCGAGCGCCATTACCGCGCCTACAGCGAAGCGCTGTCCGGCCACCCGCACCTGATCTGCTACGCGGTCAAGGCCAACTCCAACCTGGCGGTGCTCAATCTGCTGGCGCGCCTCGGCGCCGGTTTCGACATCGTCTCGGTGGGTGAACTCGAACGCGTGCTGGCCGCCGGCGGCGATCCCGCCAAGGTGGTGTTCTCGGGAGTCGCCAAGCAGCGCCACGAGATGGCCCGGGCGCTGGAAGTGGGCATCAAGTGCTTCAATGTCGAATCGTTGGCCGAGCTCGAGCGCCTTGACCAGGTGGCCGGCGAATGCCGCGAGACCGCACGGGTCTCGCTGCGCGTCAACCCCGACGTCGACGCGCGCACCCATCCGTACATCTCCACCGGGCTCAAGGCCAACAAGTTCGGCATTCCCGTCGACCAGGCCTTCGACATCTATGCCCGGGCCGCCGAGTTCGCGCACCTCGAGGTGGTCGGCATCGACTGTCATATCGGCTCGCAGCTCACCGAGCTCGCGCCGTTCATCGCGGCGCTGGACCGCCTGCTGCTGCTGCTCGACCGGCTTGCCGAGCGCGGCATCCATGTCGAGCACCTGGATCTCGGCGGCGGACTCGGCGTGCCCTATCACGGCGAGACCCCGCCGGCGCCTTACGACTATGCCCGCGCGCTGCTTGAACGGCTCGCCCAGTGGGACAGCCAGCGCAAGCTGACCCTGCTGTTCGAACCCGGCCGCTCAATCGCCGCCAACGCCGGGGTACTGCTGACCCGCGTGGAGTACTTAAAACCCGGCGAGGAGAAGAACTTCGCGGTGATCGACGCCGGAATGAACGATTTGATCCGCCCGTCGCTGTACCAGGCCTGGCAAATGATTCTGCCGGTGGATACGCGCAAGCCGCGCGACTCGGCGCGCTACGACGTGGTCGGCCCGGTCTGCGAGACCGGCGACTTCCTGGGCAAGGATCGCGACCTGGCGATCGCCGCCGGCGACCTGCTGGCGGTGCGCTCGGCCGGCGCCTACGGTTTCGTCATGGCCTCGAACTACAACAGCCGCCCGCGGCCCGCAGAGGTGATGATCGATGGCGAGCGCCTGCACCTGGTGCGCCAGCGCGAGAGCGTCGAGTCGCTGTGGGCGGGCGAGGCGCTGTTGCCGCCCACTGCCGTGGAGAGCCGTTGA